In the genome of Neodiprion pinetum isolate iyNeoPine1 chromosome 2, iyNeoPine1.2, whole genome shotgun sequence, one region contains:
- the LOC124211976 gene encoding uncharacterized protein isoform X1 translates to MHVYDAGCIGDSLGRLGYYLAQALQQFQKLRIMSDITADEETVVSSASQESLEIDTNRQFRMELSCPFTWDMEDTIKSRIKLLDTIEYRLETVTDIQDDFPEFVVIYHLLLVYENTLNDELSAATQCIMDAEKCLTDIKEKKTLVNVENVLQHILIGTKYHVLKKLEQLKEANDLLKRICPIDGMNNVELAMLNGCKCLAWSLYNATDKLKAITYAQKAIEYETDNGKWYFLLGKNYRRLRRRDNSLANRPNQQEAKAFETAYKFSKRVLFGVSLAQMYRESGNYDEANKIYEQIYALKPNCTKVQLQLALGFIRMKKCRLAKNCLDFVAEKMPNSPAYAHYMGIYEEKCNRNFETALPYYTAAIQGTNFAAECQYMKCKKIVEGDWDPLPYMLELLNKYAQDSDHVKQQINITIGSYYLFEMQDILNACQYITNAIKIKPNAKALREHFDLFRGYRVNIYHVLAKEIAFVKQTKSTIFSDDEMEILNDTVQLCNRNCKDLPSISTSELHTSSQPSAKSFHDYHRGSVNAKGNNRSERGRTNRGSAPNVTPRWPARDTQNYARGFHQGSVNAEGITRRGRTSNRGSIPNHILRNVDNTQGRAQGCGRTSRELQSNRGSCKESHSLSASRNTGGSGFTNREQGVQKMRSASHNVSLSDNDGEAMVSCSLVRTFKNLDMQK, encoded by the exons ATGCATGTCTATGACGCAGGATGCATAGGTGATTCGCTGGGTCGATTGGGATATTATTTAGCTCAAGCGTTACAACAATTCCAAAAACTTAGAATCATGAGTGATATAACCGCGGATGAAGAAACAG TAGTTTCCTCTGCATCTCAGGAAAGTTTGGAAATTGATACGAATCGTCAATTTAGAATGGAACTCAGCTGTCCGTTCACTTGGGACATGGAGGATACTATTAAAAGTCGAATTAAATTACTGGACACAATCGAATATCGTTTGGAAACTGTTACTGATATACAAGACGATTTTCCAGAATTTGTAGTGATATATCATCTTTTGCTAGTGTACGAAAATACATTAAATGATGAGCTGTCGGCTGCCACCCAATGCATTATGGATGCTGAAAAGTGTTTGACAGATATTAAAGAAAA GAAAACACTTGTAAACGTAGAAAACGTTTTGCAACATATTTTAATTGGAACGAAATACCATGTGCTCAAGAAGCTGGAACAGTTGAAAGAAGCGAATGACCTTTTGAAGAGGATTTGTCCTATTGATGGCATGAATAACGTGGAATTGGCTATGTTGAATGGATGCAAGTGTTTAGCCTGGTCACTGTATAATGCAACCGACAAATTGAAGGCGATAACATATGCACAGAAAGCTATTGAATACGAAACTGACAATGGCAAATGGTATTTTTTGttgggaaaaaattacagaagaTTGAGAAGGAGGGATAATTCTCTAGCTAACCGGCCAAATCAACAAGAAGCAAAAGCCTTCGAGACAgcttacaaattttcaaaaagagTTTTGTTCGGTGTATCTTTGGCTCAAATGTATCGAGAGTCTGGAAACTACGATGAAGCTAATAAAATCTATGAGCAAATTTATGCTCTTAAACCGAATTGCACCAAAGTGCAACTGCAATTGGCCCTTGGTTttatacgaatgaaaaaatgtcgattggcaaaaaattgtttggatTTTGTAGCTGAAAAGATGCCTAACTCTCCGGCATATGCACACTACATGGGTATATATGAGGAAAAGTGCAACAGAAATTTTGAA ACTGCCCTTCCATATTATACAGCAGCAATACAGGGCACAAATTTTGCGGCAGAGTGCCAATACatgaaatgtaagaaaatcGTTGAAGGTGATTGGGATCCACTACCGTACATGTTGgaattgttgaataaataCGCACAAGACTCTGATCATGTAAAACAACAGATAAACATTACAATTGGATCGTATTATCTCTTTGAAATGCAGGACATTTTAAATGCATGTCAATATATTACCAATGctataaaaattaaaccaaATGCTAAGGCACTAAGG GAACATTTTGATTTATTCCGTGGATACAGAGTGAATATATACCATGTATTGGCAAAAGAAATTGCATTCGTAAAACAAACCAAGTCGACAATTTTCAGTGATGATGAAATGGAAATATTGAACGACACAGTGCAGCTCTGTAATAGGAATTGTAAAGATTTACCTTCAATCTCTACATCTGAATTACACACGTCGAGTCAACCATCGGCAAAGAGCTTCCACGATTATCATCGAGGTTCTGTCAATGCGAAAGGGAATAACAGAAGTGAAAgaggtcgtacaaatcgaggCTCTGCACCAAATGTTACTCCGAGGTGGCCGGCTCGTGACACCCAAAATTATGCCAGAGGATTTCATCAAGGTTCTGTGAATGCAGAAGGGATTACCAGACGTGGTCGTACATCAAATCGTGGCTCTATACCCAATCATATTCTGAGAAATGTTGATAATACCCAGGGGCGTGCTCAAGGATGCGGGAGGACAAGCCGTGAGTTGCAGAGTAACCGAGGCAGTTGTAAGGAATCGCATTCGTTGAGTGCATCCAGAAATACAGGAGGGTCCGGATTCACAAATCGTGAGCAAGGCGTGCAAAAAATGAGATCTGCAAGTCATAACGTCTCATTGTCAGACAACGACGGTGAAGCAATGGTATCGTGTTCCCTTGTGAGAACCTTTAAAAATCTAGATATGCAAAAGTGA
- the LOC124211976 gene encoding uncharacterized protein isoform X2 — MHVYDAGCIGDSLGRLGYYLAQALQQFQKLRIMSDITADEETVSSASQESLEIDTNRQFRMELSCPFTWDMEDTIKSRIKLLDTIEYRLETVTDIQDDFPEFVVIYHLLLVYENTLNDELSAATQCIMDAEKCLTDIKEKKTLVNVENVLQHILIGTKYHVLKKLEQLKEANDLLKRICPIDGMNNVELAMLNGCKCLAWSLYNATDKLKAITYAQKAIEYETDNGKWYFLLGKNYRRLRRRDNSLANRPNQQEAKAFETAYKFSKRVLFGVSLAQMYRESGNYDEANKIYEQIYALKPNCTKVQLQLALGFIRMKKCRLAKNCLDFVAEKMPNSPAYAHYMGIYEEKCNRNFETALPYYTAAIQGTNFAAECQYMKCKKIVEGDWDPLPYMLELLNKYAQDSDHVKQQINITIGSYYLFEMQDILNACQYITNAIKIKPNAKALREHFDLFRGYRVNIYHVLAKEIAFVKQTKSTIFSDDEMEILNDTVQLCNRNCKDLPSISTSELHTSSQPSAKSFHDYHRGSVNAKGNNRSERGRTNRGSAPNVTPRWPARDTQNYARGFHQGSVNAEGITRRGRTSNRGSIPNHILRNVDNTQGRAQGCGRTSRELQSNRGSCKESHSLSASRNTGGSGFTNREQGVQKMRSASHNVSLSDNDGEAMVSCSLVRTFKNLDMQK; from the exons ATGCATGTCTATGACGCAGGATGCATAGGTGATTCGCTGGGTCGATTGGGATATTATTTAGCTCAAGCGTTACAACAATTCCAAAAACTTAGAATCATGAGTGATATAACCGCGGATGAAGAAACAG TTTCCTCTGCATCTCAGGAAAGTTTGGAAATTGATACGAATCGTCAATTTAGAATGGAACTCAGCTGTCCGTTCACTTGGGACATGGAGGATACTATTAAAAGTCGAATTAAATTACTGGACACAATCGAATATCGTTTGGAAACTGTTACTGATATACAAGACGATTTTCCAGAATTTGTAGTGATATATCATCTTTTGCTAGTGTACGAAAATACATTAAATGATGAGCTGTCGGCTGCCACCCAATGCATTATGGATGCTGAAAAGTGTTTGACAGATATTAAAGAAAA GAAAACACTTGTAAACGTAGAAAACGTTTTGCAACATATTTTAATTGGAACGAAATACCATGTGCTCAAGAAGCTGGAACAGTTGAAAGAAGCGAATGACCTTTTGAAGAGGATTTGTCCTATTGATGGCATGAATAACGTGGAATTGGCTATGTTGAATGGATGCAAGTGTTTAGCCTGGTCACTGTATAATGCAACCGACAAATTGAAGGCGATAACATATGCACAGAAAGCTATTGAATACGAAACTGACAATGGCAAATGGTATTTTTTGttgggaaaaaattacagaagaTTGAGAAGGAGGGATAATTCTCTAGCTAACCGGCCAAATCAACAAGAAGCAAAAGCCTTCGAGACAgcttacaaattttcaaaaagagTTTTGTTCGGTGTATCTTTGGCTCAAATGTATCGAGAGTCTGGAAACTACGATGAAGCTAATAAAATCTATGAGCAAATTTATGCTCTTAAACCGAATTGCACCAAAGTGCAACTGCAATTGGCCCTTGGTTttatacgaatgaaaaaatgtcgattggcaaaaaattgtttggatTTTGTAGCTGAAAAGATGCCTAACTCTCCGGCATATGCACACTACATGGGTATATATGAGGAAAAGTGCAACAGAAATTTTGAA ACTGCCCTTCCATATTATACAGCAGCAATACAGGGCACAAATTTTGCGGCAGAGTGCCAATACatgaaatgtaagaaaatcGTTGAAGGTGATTGGGATCCACTACCGTACATGTTGgaattgttgaataaataCGCACAAGACTCTGATCATGTAAAACAACAGATAAACATTACAATTGGATCGTATTATCTCTTTGAAATGCAGGACATTTTAAATGCATGTCAATATATTACCAATGctataaaaattaaaccaaATGCTAAGGCACTAAGG GAACATTTTGATTTATTCCGTGGATACAGAGTGAATATATACCATGTATTGGCAAAAGAAATTGCATTCGTAAAACAAACCAAGTCGACAATTTTCAGTGATGATGAAATGGAAATATTGAACGACACAGTGCAGCTCTGTAATAGGAATTGTAAAGATTTACCTTCAATCTCTACATCTGAATTACACACGTCGAGTCAACCATCGGCAAAGAGCTTCCACGATTATCATCGAGGTTCTGTCAATGCGAAAGGGAATAACAGAAGTGAAAgaggtcgtacaaatcgaggCTCTGCACCAAATGTTACTCCGAGGTGGCCGGCTCGTGACACCCAAAATTATGCCAGAGGATTTCATCAAGGTTCTGTGAATGCAGAAGGGATTACCAGACGTGGTCGTACATCAAATCGTGGCTCTATACCCAATCATATTCTGAGAAATGTTGATAATACCCAGGGGCGTGCTCAAGGATGCGGGAGGACAAGCCGTGAGTTGCAGAGTAACCGAGGCAGTTGTAAGGAATCGCATTCGTTGAGTGCATCCAGAAATACAGGAGGGTCCGGATTCACAAATCGTGAGCAAGGCGTGCAAAAAATGAGATCTGCAAGTCATAACGTCTCATTGTCAGACAACGACGGTGAAGCAATGGTATCGTGTTCCCTTGTGAGAACCTTTAAAAATCTAGATATGCAAAAGTGA